The stretch of DNA TGCGTTCGTCGCTTGCGGATAAATGCTACCTGTTTGAAAGCAATCTTTCTTCAGGCGGTCGGCGGTCGCGGTCTCGCGATCATAGCAAAGCAATGGTAACGACCCTGACTGATCAGCACCATGCAACATTCTTGTCCGAGCTCTGGTGATGACAGATAAGTACAGCCACCCTGCAGCAGCGGGTCCAAGAAATTAGGCTGAATGCCTGAGCTGAACGTGCTTCGAAAGGGATAGGTGGGCCATTCCCAACGTTTACAACTCGTCTTGTCGTCTTCAGTAAACCACAATGGCACTGTCCCTCGCACTAAGGGTCTTGACTTCCGCGCCCATGCTCCTATATAGAATTAGAGTTCAGCCATTTGCTGTTACAACTTGCAAGTACCGATCGAGCAGCTAATAGCTAGCACTCCTAGGAGATACAGCCGCAGAATGGAAGCGAACGGGTCGCAACATCCTCTGCCCAGCCGTAACCTCAGCGCCGATGTGGATCACGAGTCCCTGCAGCCGCAGCCCAGTGGTGCCAGGAGCAAGGGGGGATGGATCACCTTCCCCTTCCTCGCAGTGGCGATGCTCGGGCTGGGGGTGGCGAGGGGTGGCGCGACGAGCAACTTTGTTGTCTACCTCGTGAAGAAGTACAACGTGCCTCGCGTCGACGCGGCGCAGATCTCCAGCATCGCCCTCGGATGCCTCAGCTTGGCCCCTGTCGGCGGCGCCATCGTCGCCGACGCCTTCTTTGGCTGCTACCCTGTCGTCGCCGTGTCCATGGTTTTCTCTGTCCTGGTCAGTACGGCACTTGTAACTTCTTATCTTCCTGCTTGTACCAATGGTCAATGGATACGCATACCGAACATGGCATCTAATGAGCTTTGGTCAATCAACAACTGCGCACGCGCAGGCCTTGGTCATGTTCACCCTCACGGCGAGCCTGCACGACCTCCGTCCGGCGGCGTGCCATCCCGGCGCCGGCCCGTGCGAGCCGACCTCGACCGGGCAGATGGCGGCGCTGTACGCCGCGGTGTTCATGCTGTGCGTCAGCGCGGGGGGCGCCCGGTTCAACCAGGCGACCCTGGGCGCGAGCCAGTTCGACGCCGCGGCGGACCGCGACGTGCTCTTCAACTGGTACTTCGTCTTCTTCTACGCCTCCTCCGTGGTCGGCTCCACCGCCATCGTCTACGTCCAGGACAACGTGTCGTGGGCGCTCGGCTACGCCATCTCCGGAGCCGCCAGCTTCGCGGGGCTCGCCGCGCTGCTCGCCGGCACGCCGTACTACCGACGGCCCGGCGCGCGGGGCAGCCCGTTCACGGGGCTCGCGAGGGTGGCCCTCGCCGCGGCCAGGAAATGGAAAGTCAACTTGGCGACGTCAGAGGAGCTGAGGTTTTACCACGGACGACGGAGCAGTGCCGGTGACAAGGACGGCGACGTCAGCGGCGCTACTAGCCTTGCTGCTCCAAGCAACAGCTTCAGGTAAGAAAACGATGCCCTTCCACACGCCTTTCATATTCAGTGTAGTAAGGTCAAGCGTCATGGTTCatcaaaaaaaaaagcaaaatTTTGACAAAATTTGTCTTTGACCCGGTGCGGTCTCCTCCCACAGCACGGTCCCACCTTGCAGTGGCACGAGGGTGTCAAAGATGTCAGCAACAAGCCACACAAAATATCTGGCAGTATCAACTTATTATACATTGGACATACATATGAGTGAAGGTAGTGCACGTTACTAGAATCAGTGACCAGAGAAAACGGAGGAATGATGTTAGCGTCATTCATATCGGTAGATTTGATAATCTGGTATCGTTGTCCGATAGATTTGAACAAACTTTGTTCCAAGATCACGTTTGAGGAAATGTCAGAGGAATTACTCCATCAGACCCAAACTTGCAGGGCAAATTAAACATGAAGAAACATATTTTAGTCATGATCAATCCTCATGGTACTTTGCACATTGTAAGTCGtattgatatatatatatatgtataatttGCGATCTTGGTGGCCTTGGGCTTAGAGTGCATAGAGGTAATATCAGATCGGTTGTGGACAATGACACATAGAGTAAGGTTCGCTGCTTATGAGTACAGTGAGGTGGCCACCCTACCTACTCACCCGCGAGTACTAGTATCTCTTAATTAGGATATGTCTACCGAGTTCTGGTACCTAACCCTATGAACATCGACAAGAATAAAGACGTCGCTTTCAATTGTTGCGGTTATCTACATGTGCTGATCAGCCTCCCCTACTGGGTTGAATTGAAAGGATAGCACAGTCAGCACATGTAGAAACCCAACGAGCATCGTCCACAGCCAACGATTCGATCCTCAATTTCCCGACGTCTCTCAGCGCTCCTCTGTCTCTTTTGATTCTTAACTCTGAACCCC from Panicum hallii strain FIL2 chromosome 3, PHallii_v3.1, whole genome shotgun sequence encodes:
- the LOC112883851 gene encoding protein NRT1/ PTR FAMILY 2.3-like, which gives rise to MEANGSQHPLPSRNLSADVDHESLQPQPSGARSKGGWITFPFLAVAMLGLGVARGGATSNFVVYLVKKYNVPRVDAAQISSIALGCLSLAPVGGAIVADAFFGCYPVVAVSMVFSVLALVMFTLTASLHDLRPAACHPGAGPCEPTSTGQMAALYAAVFMLCVSAGGARFNQATLGASQFDAAADRDVLFNWYFVFFYASSVVGSTAIVYVQDNVSWALGYAISGAASFAGLAALLAGTPYYRRPGARGSPFTGLARVALAAARKWKVNLATSEELRFYHGRRSSAGDKDGDVSGATSLAAPSNSFSFLNRAALIADGDVVPADGSVFRPWRICTVQEVEDFKAVVRILPLWSASIVLSVAFGTQINFTVLQALAMDRGLGRFTVPAGSMSVVILISIVFSLILLDRALLPLWRRLTEHTPTPLQRIGAGHVLAILSLAASAAVERHRMATVRTHGEEGHQAWVSSLSAMWLVLPLALAGAGEALYFPGGVTLYYEEFPPSLKNTSTGMVAVIIALGFYLSTALVGVVRRTTAWLPNNMNASKLENLYWLLTVMATVNFGYYLLCAKLYKYQNVGK